A genomic window from Methanobacterium sp. BRmetb2 includes:
- a CDS encoding deoxyuridine 5'-triphosphate nucleotidohydrolase, with the protein MIGEKELIKLFPEFKELVQPSGIDLPLDKVYIQKGSGSLIDNEKNLPELEEVEGPLYTLKAKTSYLVTVDRKIKIPKGYSMLYLPRSTLLRSFISIHTAVGDPGFYGTLNFMLYNYGNFDYTIKKGERIAQGVVFDVTGSGEYNGSYQEED; encoded by the coding sequence ATGATCGGCGAAAAAGAGCTTATTAAATTATTCCCTGAATTCAAAGAGCTGGTTCAACCTTCTGGCATTGATCTACCATTAGACAAAGTTTACATCCAGAAGGGCTCAGGTTCACTTATTGATAATGAAAAAAATCTTCCAGAACTGGAAGAGGTGGAAGGTCCTTTATATACATTAAAAGCAAAAACCAGTTATCTAGTTACTGTAGACCGAAAGATAAAAATACCTAAAGGTTATTCAATGCTTTATCTTCCAAGATCAACTCTTTTAAGGTCGTTTATATCCATCCATACTGCAGTAGGAGATCCTGGATTCTACGGAACTCTGAACTTCATGTTGTATAATTACGGAAACTTTGATTATACAATTAAAAAGGGAGAACGAATAGCACAAGGCGTAGTGTTTGATGTTACTGGTTCTGGAGAATATAATGGAAGTTATCAAGAAGAAGATTAA
- a CDS encoding protease, translating to MSKIAVLIDNMFEDVEYTEPANAFKREGHHLVHVGLGRGKIVRGKKENTEVVIDKAIKDVSVEDFDALLIPGGFSPDNLRSHDNVVEFTREFMESNKPVFVICHGPQLLITAQQLQGRKVTGWKSIVQDIKNAGAEYIDEEVVEDGNLISSRRPGDLPSFIAASLKKLK from the coding sequence ATGAGTAAAATTGCAGTTTTAATAGATAATATGTTTGAAGATGTAGAATACACCGAACCTGCAAATGCATTTAAAAGAGAAGGTCACCACTTAGTTCATGTTGGACTTGGAAGAGGTAAGATTGTCAGAGGAAAAAAAGAAAATACAGAAGTAGTTATTGATAAAGCAATAAAAGATGTGTCTGTGGAAGATTTTGATGCTCTTTTAATTCCAGGTGGTTTTTCCCCTGATAATTTAAGATCCCATGATAATGTGGTAGAGTTTACCCGTGAATTTATGGAAAGCAACAAACCTGTATTTGTTATTTGTCATGGTCCCCAACTTCTTATAACTGCCCAACAACTCCAAGGCCGTAAAGTTACTGGATGGAAATCTATAGTACAAGATATAAAAAATGCTGGAGCAGAATATATTGATGAAGAAGTAGTAGAAGATGGTAATCTGATTTCAAGTAGACGTCCTGGTGATTTGCCCTCATTTATTGCCGCATCTCTTAAAAAACTTAAATAA
- a CDS encoding aminotransferase, with translation MHETLLMIPGPTRVAPRVLKAMSENVVNHRSAIFGKILTETNEMMSDVFRTDNQSYILTGSGTAAMEAAIANILNKDDKILNVVGGKFGQRFMQITEAHGGKPVDIEVEWGTAVNPDDIGYTLEENEDIKAVTVVHNETSTGVASPIKEIGKVMSDYDALYVVDTVSSLGGDEVDVDGYGIDICVTGSQKCLAAPPGLAAITLSDDAWAVVDKTESQTYYLDLKKYRKSGQSEPPETPYTPAVSLMYAMHEALTVIMEEGLLNRVKRHQIAAQATRNAIKALNLELFPKEEVSSTTVTAINMPEGLTDRELRGTMRNKYHVELAGGQDHLKGNIFRIGHMGNITHRELITTISSLEMTLREFGFEVEMGEGVAAVADTYLPKNL, from the coding sequence ATGCACGAAACACTGCTGATGATACCAGGACCTACCAGGGTAGCTCCCCGAGTATTAAAAGCCATGTCAGAGAATGTAGTAAATCATAGAAGCGCTATTTTCGGTAAAATATTAACCGAAACCAATGAGATGATGTCTGATGTATTCAGGACAGATAATCAATCCTATATATTAACTGGATCTGGAACTGCGGCCATGGAAGCGGCCATAGCTAACATCTTGAATAAAGATGATAAGATTTTAAATGTTGTAGGTGGAAAATTTGGTCAAAGATTCATGCAGATAACCGAAGCTCACGGTGGAAAGCCAGTTGATATCGAAGTTGAATGGGGAACTGCAGTAAACCCTGATGATATTGGGTATACACTGGAAGAAAATGAAGATATTAAGGCAGTAACAGTGGTTCATAACGAAACTTCTACTGGAGTTGCCAGTCCCATTAAAGAAATTGGAAAAGTAATGAGTGATTATGATGCCCTCTACGTAGTGGATACAGTATCTTCCCTAGGTGGAGACGAAGTAGATGTAGATGGCTATGGTATTGATATATGTGTTACTGGTTCCCAAAAATGTCTGGCTGCACCACCAGGATTGGCAGCTATAACTTTAAGCGATGATGCATGGGCTGTGGTGGACAAAACAGAATCACAAACATATTACCTGGATTTAAAAAAGTACCGGAAAAGCGGACAATCTGAACCTCCAGAAACACCTTACACTCCAGCAGTATCACTAATGTATGCTATGCACGAAGCATTAACTGTTATAATGGAAGAAGGACTTTTAAACAGGGTTAAAAGGCATCAAATAGCTGCTCAAGCTACTAGAAATGCTATAAAAGCTCTTAACTTAGAATTATTCCCTAAAGAAGAGGTTTCTTCAACCACAGTCACTGCAATTAATATGCCGGAAGGTTTAACTGACAGAGAACTTCGAGGAACTATGAGAAACAAATATCATGTAGAACTAGCTGGCGGACAGGACCACCTTAAAGGAAACATTTTCAGAATAGGTCACATGGGCAATATTACCCATCGAGAACTTATAACCACTATTTCATCGTTGGAGATGACTTTAAGGGAATTTGGTTTTGAAGTGGAGATGGGAGAAGGAGTAGCTGCAGTAGCAGATACTTATCTACCAAAAAATCTCTAA
- the acs gene encoding acetate--CoA ligase produces the protein MPKDLDALLKEERIFTTPEGLVNDSNIKKWMDEHDIDDYDELLKKADENPEWFWDEIAGELDWFKTYNKVSQWNPPHAKWFLDGKFNIVYNALDRHAHSWRKNKVAYIWEGESGEVKKLTYYDLYCEVNKFANALKKLGVEKGDRVAIYLPMILELPIAMLACAKIGAVHSVVFSGFWAKAFQDRANDAQAKIAITVDGFYRRGKIIPLKENVDEVLDETPSVKNVIVVNHCDCDIEMVKGRDMWWHDAIADMNRECETEVMDSEDPLFILYTSGTTGKPKGVLHVHGGYAVGTYATLKFVFDLKEEDIWWCAADIGWITGHSYIVYAPLMLGATSVMYESTPDYPDPSRFWRMIEDYGVTVFYTAPTTIRMFMKYGEKWPDKHDLSSLRLLGSVGEPINPEAWMWYYNHIGNRNCPIMDTWWQTETGMHLITPLPISNLKPGSTVKPFPTVKADIFDDDGKSLEEKGGHLVIKSSWPSMFRTLYNDPQRYVDAYWSEFENVYLSGDVARKDKDGYFWIQGREDDVLNVAGHRISTAEVESALVSHYAVAEAAVVGKPDILKGEEISAFVVLKEGYTNMPKFKHLLREHVRKEIGPIASPSYIGFVTDLPKTRSGKIMRRVIKAKVKGEPVGDISTLANPEAVDALDDAI, from the coding sequence ATGCCGAAAGATCTGGATGCTCTTTTAAAAGAGGAGAGAATTTTCACAACACCTGAAGGGTTGGTTAATGATAGCAACATTAAAAAATGGATGGACGAGCATGATATTGATGATTATGACGAATTATTAAAAAAAGCAGATGAAAATCCTGAATGGTTTTGGGATGAGATCGCAGGGGAGTTGGACTGGTTTAAAACCTACAATAAAGTTTCCCAGTGGAATCCACCCCATGCTAAATGGTTTTTAGATGGGAAGTTCAATATTGTTTACAATGCACTGGATAGACATGCCCATAGCTGGCGGAAAAATAAGGTGGCCTATATTTGGGAAGGAGAATCAGGAGAAGTAAAAAAGTTAACTTACTATGATCTCTATTGTGAAGTAAACAAATTTGCCAATGCATTGAAAAAATTAGGAGTTGAAAAGGGAGATAGGGTAGCTATTTATCTGCCTATGATTCTGGAACTACCCATCGCCATGCTGGCATGTGCTAAGATTGGCGCCGTCCATTCCGTTGTATTTTCAGGTTTCTGGGCAAAAGCATTTCAGGACAGGGCAAATGACGCCCAAGCCAAAATTGCTATAACTGTTGACGGATTTTATAGGAGGGGCAAAATAATTCCTTTAAAAGAGAATGTTGATGAAGTTTTAGATGAAACACCCTCTGTTAAAAATGTGATTGTTGTTAACCACTGTGATTGTGATATAGAAATGGTAAAAGGAAGGGATATGTGGTGGCACGATGCAATTGCAGATATGAATCGTGAATGTGAAACTGAAGTTATGGATTCAGAGGATCCCTTATTTATTCTGTATACTTCAGGCACCACTGGTAAACCTAAAGGTGTTCTCCATGTTCATGGAGGATATGCTGTTGGAACCTATGCCACCCTTAAATTTGTTTTTGATTTGAAAGAAGAGGATATATGGTGGTGTGCAGCAGATATTGGATGGATAACTGGTCATAGCTATATTGTTTATGCTCCTCTAATGTTAGGGGCCACCTCAGTCATGTATGAAAGTACGCCGGATTATCCTGATCCTAGTAGATTCTGGCGGATGATAGAAGATTATGGAGTAACTGTTTTTTACACGGCCCCTACTACAATACGAATGTTTATGAAATATGGAGAAAAATGGCCGGATAAACATGATCTTAGTTCTTTGAGATTGTTGGGATCAGTTGGTGAGCCTATAAATCCTGAGGCATGGATGTGGTATTATAATCATATTGGAAATCGGAACTGTCCAATTATGGACACCTGGTGGCAGACAGAGACAGGAATGCACCTTATAACTCCTCTGCCCATATCAAACCTTAAACCTGGTTCAACAGTAAAACCATTTCCCACAGTTAAGGCGGACATTTTTGATGATGATGGTAAATCTTTAGAGGAGAAAGGAGGACATCTGGTTATTAAATCGTCCTGGCCGTCAATGTTCCGGACTTTGTACAATGACCCGCAAAGGTATGTTGATGCTTACTGGAGTGAATTTGAAAATGTTTATCTAAGTGGTGATGTTGCCCGCAAAGACAAAGATGGATACTTCTGGATACAGGGAAGAGAGGATGATGTACTTAATGTTGCCGGACATAGGATAAGTACGGCTGAGGTTGAATCTGCACTGGTAAGTCATTATGCAGTAGCTGAAGCTGCAGTGGTAGGAAAACCTGACATTTTAAAGGGAGAAGAGATTAGTGCATTTGTAGTATTGAAGGAAGGTTATACAAATATGCCTAAATTCAAGCATTTACTAAGAGAACATGTTCGAAAGGAGATAGGGCCCATTGCAAGTCCTTCATACATTGGTTTTGTCACGGATCTTCCTAAGACCCGTTCCGGTAAAATAATGAGACGGGTTATAAAAGCCAAAGTCAAAGGAGAGCCAGTAGGTGATATAAGCACACTTGCAAATCCAGAAGCAGTTGACGCTCTGGATGATGCCATTTAG
- a CDS encoding methyltransferase type 12 yields MKNVKNHFEEEANEFDRIIKVIIPSYEQMIEVLIETIPFPEAADIKVLDLGCGTGNISSKIKERFPNSKITCLDLAENMIEMAKIKLSKYDDIIYKNLDFRDFDFKGDFDVVVSSLAIHHLTNEDKESIYKNIYNSLVPGGVFYNADTVLGANDKLQEIYMEKWTNHMMKKISKGELEKKWLPKHKDEDIPAKLTEHIKWMNKAGFKGIDIVWKYYYFAVYGGTK; encoded by the coding sequence TTGAAAAATGTAAAAAACCATTTTGAAGAAGAAGCAAATGAATTTGATAGAATAATAAAAGTAATTATACCCTCTTATGAGCAGATGATTGAAGTACTAATAGAAACTATTCCCTTCCCAGAAGCAGCAGATATTAAAGTATTAGATCTCGGCTGTGGAACCGGTAATATTTCTTCTAAGATTAAAGAGAGGTTTCCTAATTCAAAAATCACCTGCCTTGATCTGGCCGAGAACATGATTGAAATGGCTAAAATTAAATTATCAAAATACGATGATATAATCTATAAAAATCTGGATTTTCGTGATTTTGATTTTAAAGGAGATTTTGACGTTGTTGTTTCGTCATTAGCTATTCATCATCTGACGAATGAGGATAAAGAGAGTATATATAAAAATATTTATAATTCATTAGTTCCTGGTGGAGTTTTTTATAATGCAGATACTGTTTTAGGTGCTAATGATAAATTACAGGAAATTTATATGGAAAAATGGACCAATCATATGATGAAAAAGATTTCAAAGGGGGAACTAGAGAAAAAATGGCTTCCCAAACATAAAGATGAAGATATACCTGCTAAATTAACAGAACATATAAAATGGATGAATAAAGCTGGATTTAAAGGCATAGATATTGTATGGAAATATTACTATTTCGCTGTCTATGGTGGTACAAAATAA
- a CDS encoding B12-binding domain-containing radical SAM protein produces the protein MKVLLINPPYVNSKYKFIGLVAPPLGIAYIAAVLEEGGVDVKIIDAAAMEMEWDTLKKEIENYSPDVVAITALTPTINKALKTAKITKKTCPNANIVMGGYHPTFTYTELLKNDFIDIVILGEGEYTMLELVKTLEKGGDLKEVKGIACKDFTTPSRDIIKDIDSLPFPARHLLPMDEYKVLNIKLPTGTLISGRGCPFNCSFCASSAMHGRKMRFRSAQNIVDEIEHLISDYDAEMIAFMDDTFTLRPERVIEICDEIKKRDLDFFWGCTARVDTVSKSLLKKMREAGCITIFYGVESADQQLLDGMNKKISVDKIRNAFKLTKEADMRTIASVAIGMPGDTKENIEKTINFVKDLDASYAIFSLATPYPGTAFYNEARANDLIKVNDWSKYTLLSPVLETVDCSLEELKKLQKKGFRKFYLRPGYILRQLRMDGFIILKTIAVMIKEV, from the coding sequence ATGAAAGTTTTGCTTATAAATCCACCATATGTAAATTCCAAGTATAAATTCATAGGATTAGTCGCTCCCCCTCTGGGCATTGCATATATTGCCGCAGTATTAGAAGAAGGTGGAGTTGATGTTAAAATAATAGATGCCGCAGCCATGGAAATGGAATGGGATACTTTAAAAAAAGAAATAGAGAATTATTCTCCAGATGTTGTGGCCATAACCGCTTTAACCCCCACCATAAACAAAGCTCTTAAAACTGCTAAAATTACTAAAAAAACCTGTCCAAATGCAAATATTGTCATGGGAGGTTATCATCCCACTTTCACCTACACTGAACTCTTAAAAAATGATTTTATAGATATCGTGATTCTGGGTGAAGGCGAATACACCATGCTGGAGTTGGTGAAAACTCTGGAAAAAGGTGGTGATCTAAAAGAGGTAAAAGGTATAGCCTGTAAAGATTTTACCACTCCTTCCAGAGATATAATAAAGGATATTGATAGTCTTCCTTTCCCGGCACGGCACTTACTGCCTATGGATGAATACAAAGTTCTTAATATCAAATTACCCACCGGTACTCTGATATCTGGTAGAGGATGTCCTTTTAACTGTTCATTTTGTGCTTCCTCAGCCATGCACGGGAGAAAAATGAGGTTTAGATCAGCTCAAAATATTGTGGATGAAATAGAACATCTTATATCAGATTATGATGCAGAAATGATTGCTTTTATGGACGACACATTCACATTGCGCCCTGAAAGAGTAATCGAGATATGTGATGAAATTAAAAAAAGGGATTTGGACTTTTTCTGGGGATGTACCGCTCGGGTGGATACTGTCTCAAAAAGCCTTTTAAAGAAAATGAGAGAAGCCGGATGCATTACCATTTTTTACGGGGTTGAATCAGCAGACCAACAACTTCTAGATGGTATGAACAAGAAAATTAGTGTGGATAAAATAAGAAATGCATTTAAACTTACAAAGGAAGCAGATATGCGGACAATTGCCTCTGTAGCCATTGGCATGCCTGGTGATACCAAGGAAAATATTGAAAAAACCATTAATTTCGTAAAAGATCTGGATGCGTCTTATGCTATTTTTTCACTGGCCACTCCTTATCCTGGTACAGCATTTTACAATGAAGCCCGTGCAAATGATCTTATTAAAGTAAATGACTGGTCCAAGTACACTCTTTTAAGTCCAGTTCTAGAAACAGTAGATTGTTCCCTGGAAGAACTTAAAAAGTTGCAAAAAAAAGGATTCCGGAAATTTTATCTAAGACCGGGTTATATTCTACGTCAATTACGTATGGATGGTTTTATAATCTTAAAAACTATTGCCGTCATGATAAAAGAAGTTTAA
- a CDS encoding acetolactate synthase, with protein MKSSSEDIRCADALVKILEENGIKFIFGHPGEQILPFYDALRKSKIKHVLMRHEQGAAHAADGYARSSGKFGVCIATAGPGALNLVMGVATAYKDSVPLLVITGDVPTDLAGGNVFQEIDLESIFRPITIETFQIKESEEAINSLKKAIKMLKNGKTGPIHLNIPKNIFNYNVNHSSIQKEVEYHTEKDLSQLNSALKTLETSKKPLIVAGSGVMWGNARNELEKFVNKYSIPVATTYHARGVISEEHPLCLGMVGLRGTDAANFAGKNCDLVIGLGCRFSERTWVGINQAKIIHVNLDPDVLIGDYKVCTSVKEFLTKIIELNLKIDPKWLQEINQYEKYHHIKTDYKEKPLKPQKAVKEILDGAADALIVNDAGVHTTFVTLLRRVKKPGSLIFSGGFGPMGYALPASVGVALARRGETVVVITGDGGFQMTLQELATIAQEKLPILICIINNSSLGIIKQWQDLYYNGRYEVEMENPDFVELAKSYGIDSSRIDSPGAVIEAVKKVINLKKPYLIDIIVDSEEGIPLPQVLE; from the coding sequence ATGAAATCATCTAGTGAAGATATAAGATGCGCCGATGCATTAGTGAAAATCTTAGAAGAAAATGGGATAAAATTTATTTTTGGCCATCCAGGGGAACAAATTCTCCCATTCTACGACGCACTTAGAAAATCCAAAATAAAACATGTTTTAATGCGGCATGAACAAGGGGCCGCACACGCAGCAGATGGATATGCCCGATCATCTGGAAAATTTGGAGTTTGTATCGCCACTGCCGGGCCAGGTGCATTAAATTTAGTTATGGGTGTGGCAACTGCATATAAAGATTCTGTTCCTTTGCTGGTTATAACTGGAGATGTTCCAACTGATCTTGCTGGTGGAAATGTCTTCCAGGAAATTGACTTAGAATCTATTTTTCGGCCTATTACAATTGAAACATTCCAGATCAAAGAGAGTGAAGAGGCAATTAACAGCTTGAAAAAGGCAATTAAAATGTTAAAAAATGGTAAAACAGGGCCTATTCATCTTAATATTCCAAAAAATATTTTTAACTATAATGTGAATCATTCCAGTATCCAGAAAGAAGTTGAATATCACACAGAAAAGGATTTAAGCCAGTTAAATTCCGCCCTAAAAACATTGGAAACTTCTAAAAAACCCCTTATCGTGGCGGGTTCTGGTGTTATGTGGGGTAATGCCCGGAATGAACTGGAAAAATTTGTGAATAAATATAGTATACCTGTTGCAACTACATATCATGCTAGAGGAGTAATATCTGAAGAACATCCATTATGTTTAGGTATGGTAGGACTTAGAGGCACTGATGCTGCTAATTTTGCAGGTAAAAATTGTGATTTAGTTATTGGATTAGGTTGTCGGTTTTCCGAACGTACCTGGGTTGGTATCAACCAGGCCAAGATAATCCATGTAAATTTAGATCCAGACGTCTTGATAGGTGATTATAAAGTATGTACTTCAGTTAAAGAGTTTTTAACTAAAATTATAGAGTTAAATCTGAAAATAGATCCAAAATGGCTGCAAGAAATTAATCAATATGAAAAATATCACCATATAAAAACTGATTATAAGGAAAAACCCCTGAAACCTCAAAAAGCCGTTAAAGAAATTTTAGATGGAGCCGCTGATGCACTAATAGTTAATGATGCTGGTGTCCATACTACCTTTGTTACGCTTCTAAGAAGAGTGAAAAAGCCGGGTTCATTAATTTTTTCTGGTGGTTTTGGGCCTATGGGATATGCGTTGCCTGCATCGGTTGGTGTGGCTTTGGCCCGTAGGGGAGAAACTGTGGTAGTTATAACCGGTGATGGAGGATTTCAAATGACTCTTCAAGAGCTGGCAACAATTGCCCAGGAAAAACTACCCATATTAATCTGCATAATTAATAACAGTAGCCTGGGAATAATAAAACAGTGGCAGGATCTATACTATAATGGACGATATGAGGTGGAAATGGAAAACCCTGATTTTGTAGAGCTTGCAAAGTCTTATGGTATTGATTCATCCCGAATTGACTCTCCTGGAGCTGTTATTGAAGCTGTGAAAAAGGTCATAAATCTTAAAAAACCCTATTTGATTGATATTATTGTTGACTCAGAAGAGGGAATACCTCTTCCCCAGGTGTTAGAATGA
- a CDS encoding phosphoribosyltransferase, with protein MPDFNNKIVDLPELRDRLFVFHHRMHAGEILATMLKKYENTNTIILAIPAGGVPVGDAIARILKLPLNVAVVSKITLPWNTEVGYGAVAFDGTVGLNENFVKQLVLEDIEIKKGIENTQKKVQKRIEKFGLDKDPLNITNRPVILVDDGVASGFTVLVASKALKKIGCDELILATPTGSLDNLNLLKSQFSRIYCANIRSGHTFAVADAYQQWSDVSEDEVMDILKKRCY; from the coding sequence ATGCCCGATTTTAATAATAAAATAGTGGATCTGCCAGAGTTAAGAGACAGATTATTTGTTTTTCACCATAGAATGCATGCGGGTGAAATATTAGCCACGATGCTAAAAAAATATGAAAATACAAATACCATTATTTTAGCTATTCCTGCCGGTGGCGTGCCGGTTGGTGATGCAATAGCCCGTATATTAAAACTTCCCCTAAATGTTGCTGTGGTAAGCAAAATAACTTTGCCCTGGAATACAGAAGTAGGGTATGGTGCGGTTGCTTTTGATGGAACTGTTGGTTTGAATGAAAATTTCGTAAAACAACTGGTACTGGAAGATATAGAAATCAAAAAAGGAATAGAAAATACCCAAAAGAAAGTACAAAAAAGGATTGAAAAATTTGGATTGGATAAAGATCCTCTTAATATAACAAACCGACCTGTTATACTGGTTGATGATGGTGTTGCTTCAGGTTTTACTGTTTTAGTAGCTTCAAAAGCTCTTAAAAAAATAGGGTGTGATGAATTAATTTTAGCCACTCCCACTGGAAGTTTAGACAATCTAAATCTACTGAAATCTCAGTTTAGTAGGATTTACTGTGCAAATATTCGAAGTGGACATACATTTGCTGTGGCCGATGCCTATCAGCAATGGTCTGATGTTAGTGAAGATGAAGTAATGGATATATTGAAAAAAAGATGTTATTAA
- a CDS encoding signal recognition particle-docking protein FtsY yields the protein MFDSLKKKFNGAIGKISDKVSKEAEEEAEQKAVETSPEDKPEEEIKNASENKIETSEESDDVPIKKSFIPWKRDKSSENEEIEVGNEEISSEIEDETLIADEKSGILSFIREKTISDKDVEDILWELEMSLLESDVALEVAEKIINSVKENLVGKKIKRRSDVAKLTKKALKQAISEILDVEGKTIKILVDEKKSKNEPLIVMFVGINGTGKTTTIAKIATYFINDGYHPVIAASDTFRAGAIEQITHHADKIGVKIIKHKKGADPAAVAYDAVSHAKAKTRDVVLVDTAGRMQTNVNLMDEMKKIKRVISPDLILFVGDALTGNDAVEQALKFNDAVGIDGIILTKADADSKGGAALSIGYVINKPIMFLGTGQSYEDIMEFNPDWMVEQIIGA from the coding sequence TTGTTTGATTCTTTAAAGAAGAAATTCAACGGTGCCATAGGAAAAATATCAGACAAGGTATCTAAAGAGGCTGAAGAAGAAGCTGAACAAAAAGCTGTAGAAACTTCTCCAGAAGATAAACCTGAAGAAGAAATAAAAAATGCCTCTGAAAACAAAATCGAAACTTCAGAAGAATCAGATGATGTACCAATTAAGAAATCTTTTATACCCTGGAAAAGGGATAAATCATCTGAAAATGAAGAAATAGAAGTTGGAAATGAAGAAATTTCGTCCGAAATTGAAGATGAAACTTTAATTGCTGATGAAAAATCTGGTATCCTTTCTTTTATTCGTGAAAAGACCATATCTGATAAGGATGTGGAAGATATTCTATGGGAACTTGAAATGTCTCTTTTAGAGAGTGATGTTGCCCTGGAAGTTGCTGAAAAGATTATAAATTCTGTGAAAGAAAATCTTGTGGGTAAAAAGATTAAAAGAAGAAGTGATGTTGCCAAACTCACCAAAAAAGCCCTCAAACAAGCCATCTCTGAAATATTAGATGTTGAAGGTAAGACCATTAAAATTTTGGTTGATGAAAAAAAATCAAAAAACGAGCCACTCATTGTAATGTTTGTAGGTATTAATGGAACTGGCAAAACAACGACTATTGCCAAAATTGCAACTTATTTTATTAATGATGGTTACCATCCCGTTATTGCTGCCTCTGATACATTCAGAGCAGGTGCAATCGAACAAATAACTCACCACGCAGATAAGATAGGCGTGAAAATAATTAAACATAAAAAAGGTGCTGATCCTGCCGCAGTTGCATACGACGCAGTATCACATGCCAAGGCCAAAACCAGAGACGTGGTGCTAGTAGACACTGCTGGTAGAATGCAAACCAATGTAAATCTCATGGATGAGATGAAAAAAATAAAAAGAGTCATCAGCCCTGATCTCATACTATTTGTGGGAGATGCATTGACTGGAAACGATGCGGTGGAACAAGCCCTTAAATTTAATGATGCTGTTGGTATAGATGGTATTATACTTACCAAAGCCGATGCAGATTCTAAAGGAGGGGCAGCTCTTTCCATAGGATACGTAATTAACAAGCCCATTATGTTTCTTGGAACCGGCCAATCTTATGAGGATATAATGGAATTTAATCCAGATTGGATGGTTGAACAAATCATAGGTGCTTAA
- a CDS encoding 4-oxalocrotonate tautomerase, which translates to MPVITIDSPKLSKEQKKALVGAFTKSASEIMKLPESAMIVLIREMDSEDVGVGGTLLCDRE; encoded by the coding sequence ATGCCAGTTATAACAATAGATTCCCCTAAACTAAGTAAAGAACAGAAAAAAGCACTTGTTGGAGCTTTTACTAAATCGGCAAGTGAAATTATGAAGTTACCTGAAAGTGCAATGATTGTACTGATTAGGGAGATGGATTCAGAGGATGTAGGTGTAGGCGGAACATTACTTTGTGATAGAGAATGA
- a CDS encoding 6-hydroxymethyl-7,8-dihydropterin pyrophosphokinase, translating to MDMDTWFSWYKTILKEFGFSKKDDEDSALILSKLLEDKSVLSPQKINIKKNVVVFGAGPSIKRNIRELKKINIDNFTIIAADGATTALLEENIVPDIIITDLDGKIDDILQADKLGSVLVVHAHGDNQDKIKKYVPRIKNIMGSTQSTPLKNVYNFGGFTDGDRCVFLAIELKARLIILAGMDFGDIVTNYSRPELGKSLDNADEIKKLKLDYAKRLIEWAARHENVKIVNISYGDLLKGIRQVKVDEINLNS from the coding sequence ATGGACATGGATACCTGGTTTTCATGGTATAAAACCATACTTAAAGAGTTTGGTTTTAGTAAAAAAGATGATGAAGATTCTGCACTTATATTAAGTAAACTATTAGAGGATAAATCGGTTTTATCACCACAAAAAATTAATATAAAAAAAAATGTGGTGGTTTTTGGTGCAGGCCCTTCTATTAAAAGAAATATAAGAGAACTTAAGAAAATCAACATTGATAATTTTACAATCATAGCTGCAGATGGTGCTACCACCGCCCTTTTAGAGGAAAATATAGTGCCTGACATAATAATCACCGACCTGGATGGTAAAATAGATGATATACTACAGGCAGATAAATTGGGTTCAGTACTTGTTGTTCATGCACATGGAGACAATCAGGATAAAATCAAGAAATATGTGCCACGGATCAAAAATATCATGGGAAGCACACAGAGTACCCCCTTAAAAAATGTGTATAATTTTGGTGGATTTACTGATGGGGACCGGTGCGTATTTTTAGCCATTGAACTAAAAGCACGTTTAATAATTTTAGCCGGGATGGACTTTGGAGATATTGTGACCAACTATTCACGGCCCGAATTGGGAAAATCATTAGATAACGCAGATGAAATAAAAAAATTGAAATTAGATTATGCTAAAAGGCTTATAGAATGGGCAGCAAGACATGAAAATGTGAAGATAGTTAATATATCCTATGGTGATTTATTAAAAGGGATTAGACAAGTGAAAGTTGATGAGATTAATTTAAACAGTTGA